In Streptomyces chartreusis NRRL 3882, the following are encoded in one genomic region:
- a CDS encoding endonuclease — translation MDRQERVVRELLDAHGRTYADEAGIRLKDTPQPLYRLLVLAHLLSARIRGSIALATARALHEAGLRDPRRMAQADWQERVDALGRGGYRRYDERTATQLGDAAQLLNERWGGDLRRLRREADGEVSELRHLLQEFPGMGPAGADIFLREVQGVWPEAAPYLDAKALQGAERLKLPKDPDRLTELAGRTDPAVLAAALVRAAVDKDVAEDTLRRAA, via the coding sequence GTGGACCGGCAGGAGCGCGTCGTGCGCGAACTTCTCGACGCGCATGGCCGGACGTACGCGGACGAGGCGGGCATCCGGCTGAAGGACACCCCGCAGCCGCTGTACCGGCTGCTGGTGCTGGCCCATCTGCTGAGCGCCCGCATCCGCGGCTCGATCGCGCTGGCCACCGCCCGTGCCCTGCACGAGGCGGGGCTGCGCGACCCGCGTCGCATGGCGCAGGCCGACTGGCAGGAGCGGGTGGACGCGCTCGGCCGGGGCGGCTACCGGCGCTACGACGAGCGTACCGCCACCCAACTCGGCGATGCGGCCCAGCTGTTGAACGAACGATGGGGCGGGGATCTGCGACGGCTGCGCCGCGAGGCGGACGGCGAGGTCTCCGAACTGCGCCACCTGCTCCAGGAGTTCCCCGGGATGGGCCCGGCCGGTGCCGACATCTTCCTGCGCGAGGTACAGGGTGTGTGGCCGGAGGCCGCCCCGTACCTCGACGCCAAGGCCCTCCAGGGTGCCGAGCGGCTGAAGCTGCCGAAGGACCCTGACCGTCTCACCGAACTGGCCGGGCGGACCGATCCGGCCGTCCTCGCCGCGGCGTTGGTCCGGGCGGCGGTGGACAAGGACGTCGCCGAGGACACGCTGCGGCGGGCCGCCTGA
- a CDS encoding SDR family oxidoreductase — protein MSSVLVVGGTSGIGLAFARARAERGDEVVLTGRDAHRADLIAKEFGARGIALDLARPLEIAASLAGLGRVDHLVLAGVSRDDNKVNEYDIDAALRLVTLKLVGYTEVVHTLRSRLHDDSAIVLFGGQAKERPYPGATTVATVNAGVRGLMNSLAVELAPVRVNAVHPGIVGDSPYWQAKPEKVLDVLRTETPTGRLASMADVVDAVDFLLRNRSVNAVELPVDGGWLLG, from the coding sequence ATGAGCAGTGTCCTTGTCGTCGGCGGCACGTCGGGCATCGGCCTCGCGTTCGCCCGGGCCCGCGCCGAGCGTGGCGACGAAGTCGTCCTGACCGGCCGTGACGCCCACCGCGCCGACCTGATCGCCAAGGAGTTCGGCGCCCGGGGTATCGCCCTCGACCTGGCGCGGCCGCTGGAGATCGCGGCGTCGCTGGCCGGCCTGGGACGCGTCGACCATCTGGTGCTCGCGGGCGTCTCCCGGGACGACAACAAGGTGAACGAGTACGACATCGACGCCGCGCTGCGGCTGGTCACCCTCAAGCTCGTCGGCTACACCGAGGTCGTGCACACGCTGCGGTCCCGGCTGCACGACGACAGCGCCATCGTGCTCTTCGGCGGCCAGGCCAAGGAACGCCCCTATCCGGGGGCGACGACGGTGGCGACGGTCAACGCGGGTGTGCGGGGCCTGATGAACTCCCTCGCGGTCGAACTCGCTCCCGTCCGGGTCAACGCGGTGCATCCCGGCATCGTCGGCGACAGCCCGTACTGGCAGGCCAAACCGGAGAAGGTCCTCGACGTGCTGCGCACCGAGACGCCCACCGGGCGCCTGGCCTCCATGGCGGACGTGGTGGACGCGGTCGACTTCCTGTTGCGCAACCGGTCGGTCAACGCGGTGGAACTGCCCGTGGACGGGGGATGGTTGCTGGGATGA
- a CDS encoding cupin domain-containing protein, with product MTNHLVRRATESPEPPFDALGHRRRTLVGEDDGSVHTGFGLCELRPDGRVPAHVHSYEESFHILDGAVVLDVPEGSYLLEAGDYGLLPIGVPHAWRGAGGTGGRWADMLAPVPRARYGYDTQTVPDLPVRAPVRVDVRDPRTRSFGHFEPGQMDPGKQSQDLLAVTASMRTALLVYSGITVKMMVDSDLGAVGSTMFMVQYASDGVIGTHDHPFEETYLILEGVAETTLDGERYRLEPGDLAWAGAGCVHGFVNAGQGPLRWLETQAPQPPSRHAYRFTRDWDYLRHALEEGP from the coding sequence ATGACGAACCACCTGGTGCGCCGCGCGACCGAATCACCCGAGCCGCCGTTCGACGCCCTGGGCCACCGGCGGCGGACGCTGGTCGGCGAGGACGACGGCAGTGTGCACACCGGCTTCGGCCTGTGCGAACTGCGACCGGACGGCCGGGTTCCCGCCCATGTGCACTCGTACGAGGAGAGCTTCCACATCCTCGACGGGGCCGTGGTCCTCGACGTGCCCGAGGGCTCGTACCTGCTGGAGGCGGGTGACTACGGGCTGCTGCCGATCGGTGTCCCGCACGCCTGGCGCGGCGCCGGGGGCACCGGCGGCCGCTGGGCGGACATGCTCGCCCCCGTGCCGCGGGCCCGCTACGGGTACGACACCCAGACGGTGCCGGACCTGCCCGTTCGCGCCCCCGTCCGGGTCGACGTCCGCGACCCGCGCACCCGCTCCTTCGGCCACTTCGAGCCCGGCCAGATGGACCCGGGCAAGCAGTCCCAGGACCTGCTGGCCGTCACGGCGAGCATGCGCACCGCGCTCCTGGTCTACAGCGGCATCACCGTGAAGATGATGGTCGACAGCGACCTGGGCGCGGTCGGCTCGACGATGTTCATGGTGCAGTACGCGTCCGACGGCGTCATCGGCACCCACGACCACCCCTTCGAGGAGACGTACCTGATCCTGGAGGGCGTCGCCGAGACCACCCTCGACGGGGAGCGGTACCGGCTGGAGCCCGGGGACCTGGCATGGGCGGGCGCCGGCTGTGTGCATGGGTTCGTCAATGCCGGGCAGGGGCCCCTGCGGTGGCTGGAGACCCAGGCACCGCAGCCACCGTCGCGGCACGCGTACCGGTTCACCAGGGACTGGGACTATCTGCGCCACGCGCTGGAGGAGGGGCCATGA
- a CDS encoding amidohydrolase family protein, which translates to MTTRTLLRSGHVISMDPAVGDLPQGDVLVEDGRIAAVEPEISADAEVLDMSGHIVIPGFVDTHRHTWEAPIRGVAPDATLDDYFVDILDTFAPLYTPEDVYAANLAGALECLNAGITTLVDWSHINNTPDHPDAAIQGLAESGIRAQYAYGSANTSLADYWFESRIAIPADDVRRIRSTHFTSDDGLLTMGLATRGPGFCVNEVVAAEWALARELGIPITVHVAMGRLAGRFGMVKQLHGMGLLGPDTTYVHCCYFSEEEWRMVADSGGTVSVAPQVELQMGHGWPPVMQAIEHGLRPSLSIDVVTTVPGDMFTQIRAAFGAERARVNADCWQANMPVPSTMLTARQMLEIATLNGAHVAGLEERTGSLTPGKRADIVAIDATALNVAPVHDAAAAVTLCADVSNVDTVLVDGVIRKRDGRLLADTGRALRLVAQARDRLLAVKEMNKAKGEQGDKGERGETGEKATA; encoded by the coding sequence ATGACCACAAGAACACTGCTGCGCTCCGGTCACGTGATCTCGATGGACCCCGCCGTCGGTGATCTGCCCCAGGGGGACGTCCTCGTCGAGGACGGCAGGATCGCGGCCGTCGAGCCCGAGATCAGCGCCGACGCAGAAGTCCTGGACATGAGCGGCCACATCGTGATCCCCGGCTTCGTCGACACCCACCGCCACACCTGGGAGGCGCCGATCCGGGGTGTCGCACCCGACGCCACCCTCGACGACTACTTCGTCGACATCCTCGACACCTTCGCACCCCTGTACACCCCGGAGGACGTCTACGCGGCCAACCTCGCGGGCGCGCTGGAGTGCCTCAACGCCGGCATCACCACGCTCGTCGACTGGTCGCACATCAACAACACCCCGGACCACCCGGACGCCGCGATCCAGGGCCTGGCGGAGTCCGGCATCCGCGCGCAGTACGCGTACGGCAGCGCCAACACCTCCCTCGCCGACTACTGGTTCGAGAGCAGGATCGCGATACCGGCCGACGACGTCCGGCGGATCCGGTCGACGCACTTCACGTCGGACGACGGCCTGCTGACCATGGGGCTCGCCACCCGCGGACCCGGCTTCTGCGTCAACGAGGTCGTCGCCGCCGAGTGGGCCCTCGCCCGCGAACTGGGCATCCCGATCACCGTGCACGTGGCCATGGGGCGGCTGGCCGGCCGCTTCGGCATGGTCAAGCAGCTCCACGGCATGGGGCTCCTCGGCCCGGACACCACCTACGTCCACTGCTGCTACTTCAGCGAGGAGGAGTGGCGGATGGTCGCCGACAGCGGGGGCACGGTGTCCGTCGCGCCGCAGGTGGAGCTCCAGATGGGGCACGGCTGGCCGCCCGTGATGCAGGCGATCGAACACGGTCTGCGGCCGTCGCTCAGCATCGACGTCGTCACCACCGTGCCCGGCGACATGTTCACCCAGATCCGCGCGGCCTTCGGCGCCGAACGCGCCCGCGTCAACGCCGACTGCTGGCAGGCCAACATGCCCGTCCCGAGCACCATGCTGACAGCGCGTCAGATGCTGGAGATCGCCACGCTCAACGGCGCCCACGTCGCGGGCCTGGAGGAACGTACCGGCTCCCTGACCCCCGGCAAGCGCGCCGACATCGTCGCGATCGACGCCACCGCGTTGAACGTCGCGCCCGTGCACGACGCGGCGGCCGCGGTGACCCTGTGCGCGGACGTGTCCAACGTGGACACCGTCCTCGTCGACGGCGTGATCCGCAAGCGCGACGGCAGGCTGCTCGCCGACACCGGGCGCGCGCTGCGGCTCGTCGCGCAGGCCCGCGACCGGCTCCTCGCGGTGAAGGAGATGAACAAGGCGAAGGGGGAGCAGGGCGACAAGGGCGAGCGAGGGGAGACGGGGGAGAAGGCCACGGCATGA
- a CDS encoding alpha-ketoacid dehydrogenase subunit beta — protein MADVITYREAVAEGIAREMRRDTSVVCLGEDIAAAGGVFKTTVGLRAEFGPERVWDTPISEQAIVGAAMGAAMTGMRPVAEIMFSDFLACCWDYLANEIPKVRYMTGGQVTVPLVVRTANGGGLGFGAQHSQATENWALTVPGLKIAAPATPADVIGMMAAAIRSDDPVVFFEHKALLATKGPPPPPGHVVELGRAAVVREGADVTLVALASTVPLALKAADVLSGEGTEAEVIDLRCLVPLDAATVLDSLRRTSRLVTVEENPYQGGWGGTVVSIVADEGFGLLDAPVRRVAGECVPLPFADALEEQVIPTVDKVVTAVRGLAAY, from the coding sequence ATGGCGGACGTGATCACCTACCGGGAGGCGGTCGCCGAGGGCATCGCGCGCGAGATGCGCCGGGACACGTCGGTCGTGTGCCTCGGGGAGGACATCGCCGCGGCCGGGGGCGTGTTCAAGACGACCGTGGGTCTGCGAGCGGAGTTCGGGCCCGAGCGGGTGTGGGACACGCCCATATCCGAACAGGCCATCGTGGGCGCGGCGATGGGCGCCGCGATGACCGGGATGCGACCCGTCGCGGAGATCATGTTCTCCGACTTCCTGGCCTGCTGCTGGGACTACCTCGCCAACGAGATCCCCAAGGTCCGCTACATGACCGGCGGCCAGGTGACGGTGCCCCTGGTCGTGCGCACCGCCAACGGAGGCGGGCTCGGCTTCGGTGCCCAGCACTCCCAGGCCACCGAGAACTGGGCACTGACCGTCCCCGGCCTGAAGATCGCGGCACCGGCCACGCCCGCCGACGTCATCGGCATGATGGCGGCGGCGATCCGCAGCGACGACCCCGTGGTCTTCTTCGAGCACAAGGCCCTCCTGGCCACCAAAGGGCCACCGCCACCTCCCGGCCATGTCGTCGAGCTGGGCCGGGCCGCAGTCGTACGCGAGGGCGCCGACGTCACGCTCGTCGCGCTCGCCTCCACGGTTCCCCTGGCGCTGAAGGCCGCCGACGTGCTGTCGGGGGAGGGGACCGAGGCGGAGGTGATCGACCTGCGCTGCCTGGTCCCGCTGGACGCCGCGACCGTCCTCGACTCGCTGCGCCGGACCTCGCGGCTCGTCACCGTCGAGGAGAACCCGTACCAGGGCGGCTGGGGCGGCACCGTCGTCTCGATCGTCGCCGACGAGGGCTTCGGCCTGCTGGACGCGCCCGTGCGGCGGGTGGCGGGGGAGTGCGTCCCGCTGCCGTTCGCCGACGCACTGGAGGAACAGGTCATCCCCACCGTCGACAAGGTCGTCACGGCGGTCCGCGGACTCGCCGCCTACTGA
- a CDS encoding thiamine pyrophosphate-dependent dehydrogenase E1 component subunit alpha, whose translation MDAAGLLACYERMAVVRRTEKAAHDLFLQGLVKGTTHLAAGQEAIAVGASAALRPDDYVFATYRGHHHALARGATPEECLAELMSRATGLCKAKGGSMHLTKAATGMLGSYAIVGSHLPMAVGAAWSARLRGTDQLAVAFFGDGATNIGAFHESLNLAAVWKLPVLFVCENNLYMEYTPIADVTAVARPAADRAPAHGIPGEVVDGNDVVAVEEAVARLARRARAGDGPAVLEAETYRHFGHSRADPAAYRPAEEVERWLKHDPLDLARGRLAELGVGAETVAEADRRARAVVERAVEAAKAGPPPEPREALTDVWADGGAAWRT comes from the coding sequence ATGGACGCCGCCGGACTCCTCGCCTGCTACGAGCGGATGGCCGTCGTCCGCCGTACGGAGAAGGCCGCCCACGACCTCTTCCTCCAGGGCCTGGTCAAGGGCACCACGCATCTCGCCGCCGGGCAGGAGGCGATCGCCGTGGGGGCGAGCGCCGCCCTGCGTCCGGACGACTATGTGTTCGCCACCTATAGGGGCCACCACCATGCCCTCGCCCGGGGCGCCACCCCCGAGGAGTGCCTCGCCGAGCTGATGAGCCGGGCGACCGGGCTGTGCAAGGCCAAGGGCGGCTCCATGCACCTGACCAAAGCGGCCACCGGCATGCTCGGCTCCTACGCCATCGTCGGGTCCCACCTCCCGATGGCGGTCGGCGCCGCCTGGTCGGCCCGGCTGCGCGGCACGGACCAGCTCGCGGTCGCCTTCTTCGGTGACGGCGCGACCAACATCGGCGCCTTCCACGAGTCGCTCAACCTGGCCGCCGTGTGGAAGCTGCCGGTGCTGTTCGTGTGCGAGAACAACCTGTACATGGAGTACACGCCGATCGCCGACGTCACGGCGGTGGCCCGGCCCGCCGCCGACCGGGCGCCCGCCCACGGCATCCCGGGCGAGGTCGTCGACGGCAACGACGTCGTGGCCGTCGAGGAGGCCGTGGCGCGGCTCGCGCGGCGGGCCCGGGCAGGGGACGGGCCCGCCGTACTGGAGGCCGAGACCTACCGGCACTTCGGGCACAGCCGTGCCGACCCGGCTGCCTACCGTCCGGCCGAGGAGGTCGAACGGTGGCTGAAGCACGACCCGCTGGACCTCGCCCGGGGACGGCTCGCCGAGCTGGGGGTCGGGGCGGAGACGGTCGCGGAGGCCGACCGGCGGGCCCGGGCCGTCGTGGAGCGGGCCGTCGAGGCGGCGAAGGCCGGGCCGCCGCCCGAACCGCGGGAGGCGCTGACCGACGTGTGGGCGGACGGAGGTGCCGCATGGCGGACGTGA